The region CGTGGCACGGGCGAGAAAGTCGAGTTCGTGGAGGCCGGCCGCGTCGTGCCCGCGAACGAGTCGCCGTCGTCGGAAGGCCTCTGGGAGAAGTACTCCGACCCGGTCCTCACCACGGCGGACAAGATGATCGAGCGGTTCAAGCAGATGGAGGCGATGGGCGTCGACCACCTCGCCTGCCTGATCGCCTGGGGCCAGCCCATCGAGGCGGTCGTCGCCCAGATGGAGCTGATGGCCGAGCAGGTCCTGCCCGCCTTCGCCGGACAGGAGCGGGCGTGATCTACGAGGTCCGCGAGTACGTGGCCGTCCCGGGGCGGCTCGGGGCGGTGATCGACCTCTTCACCTCCGCCACCCTGCCGATGCTGGCCAAGCACGGCATGGAGCTGGTCAGCGCCGGCCGTACCATGATCGGCGAGCACTCCTGGGGCGAACTCGTCTACACCCTGCGGTTCGACGACCTCGCCGACCTCGAACGGAAGTGGAACGCGATGCTGGCCGACCCGGAGTGGGTCGCGGCGCTGAGCGCCGCCGAGGCTGGCGGACCTCTGTTCGCGACGATGCGGCGGCGGGTCCTCGACGCCGCCCCGGTGGTCACCGCCTGAGCAGTGAAAACGAACCGGTGCTCGCCAGCGGCGCCGGGAGGACTGAGCTCATGCGATCCCGTGAAGCGCCGTCTGACTAGGAACGACTCTCACGCGGGTGAACAGAGGGGTATCTCGACGACCTGATCACCGACACGGACAACGACAAGCACTGCCAT is a window of Pseudonocardia sp. T1-2H DNA encoding:
- a CDS encoding NIPSNAP family protein; the encoded protein is MIYEVREYVAVPGRLGAVIDLFTSATLPMLAKHGMELVSAGRTMIGEHSWGELVYTLRFDDLADLERKWNAMLADPEWVAALSAAEAGGPLFATMRRRVLDAAPVVTA